From the Candidatus Hydrogenedentota bacterium genome, the window AGTGGAATATGCTTTTCATTGATGAGCAAGAAGCCGGCGTTTCCCGGGAAAAGGTTGTTGCTGCGTTACGGGCGGAAGGCGTGCGCGCCGACGCTTTGAGTTATCGTTTGCAGCATCATCAGCCCCTCTATAAACAAGCGGAGTGGTGGCACCATCTCCCCGTTATTCCCGATCTGCCCGGCTCTGAACAAGCCAATGCGACCAGCATCGCACTGCCCTACTTCACGAAAGAATGTCCTGAGATGGTGGAGGGCTATATTCGCGCTTTTGAAAAAGTTTGGGCCCATCGCGACGAACTCGCCTAAGAAAAAAGGTCTGTTTAGCAGTACTGTGCAAGCCACGTCTTGTTACAAGAGCCGCTCTTTCCTGTTCCGATGCGTGGTCGCGCACAGTTTGTATGATGTTGCCGCCAAGGCAGCGCCGATACCATGCCTGCCGGCGCTGCTGCAACGGTACGAAATGCTTAACCCTGCGTTAATCACCTAAGGCACCCAGGGTTGAGTCTCTGTTTTCACGTGGGATGAGTCTACGAAAGAAGGAATTAAATCATGGTAGGTGTGAAGAGTGTTTCTTTGTGTGTGACGGGGTTGGCGTTGGCTGCTCTTATTTTTTGTGGCTGCAGCAGTCCCGTCAATCAAAGCGAGCCTGCAGAAGAGGCGGCGGCAGCAGCGCCTGCGCCGACACCGTGGCGGCTTGCTTGTCGTGTCGCCAACTATGGTGCTTTTCAAGAGGACGCGTTCAAATACATCCAAGAACTGGGACTGCACTATGTCTTTATGAGCATTCCCAAAGCGGAAGAAGTGGAAGCGGTGAAAGAGCAATTGGCTGCCTTCGGGCTGGAGGTGCTCGTGGTTCGCGGCGATACGAATCTGTCTCAAGAAAGTGCTGTTGCGGAGCTTGGCGCACAGTTCGAGATCTGCAAGCAATTGGGCGTGAAGTACATGTTCCTGTCGCCGAAACGCCATGATGCGCCTTTTGAAGTGGTCTATGAACGGCTCCGCGAGGCAGGCGATTTGGCCGAGGAAAACGACGTTATTCTCGTGCTGGAAACCCATCCCGATTTGGGTACCAACGGCGCTGTCCATGTGGAAACGATGAACGCCATAGACCATTCCCATGTTCGTGTGAATTTTGATACGGGCAACATCAGCTATTACAACGAAAATACCGATGCCCCTTCTGAATTGGAAAAATGCGTGGACTATGTAGCGACCTTCGAAGTGAAAGATCATAATGGCGCTTTGGAGACCTGGAATTTCCCCGCTCTTGGAGAAGGGATCGTCGATTTCCCCGCCATTTTTAAAATTCTGCGCAGCCATGCCTATACAGGCCCCATCACGATTGAGGTGGAAGGGGTGGAAGGGGTCGAATGGACTTTGGATGATATCCAAGAGGCATTGAAAAAGTCCGTTGCCTATCTGCGTACTTTGGAGTCCTTTCAGTAGTCTATTCTTTCCTATGAGGCGATAATCAGGAGTCTTTATGAATACACAGGTTATGTTGGGAGTACCCGACTATTTTATGATTGTCGGTTATTTCCTGCTCATGTTGGGCATTGGTCTTTATTTCTATCGGTCCATGAAGGGGATCAAGGATTATTTCAGCGGCGGCAACAATATCCCGTGGTGGCTGAGCGGCGTCTCTTTCTACATGAGCAGCTTCAGTGTCATGGCTTTTGTCAGCTATCCCAGCCTGTGTTATCGCTACGGATTCGTAGGCATTACCTTGTTGTGGGTTTCCATTCCTGCCACGCTTTTCAGCGCGCTCTTCCTCGCCCATAAATGGCGGCGCGCCCGTATCGAAAGCCCCATCGAATATTTGGAAGAACGATACAACCCTGTATTACGGCAATTGTTTTCGTGGCAGGGTGTGCCGACCAAAATTATCGACGACGGCATCAAGCTTTTTGCCATCGGCATCTTCATTTCCGTGAGTCTCGGTTTCGATATGAAGTGGAGCATGATCGGCGCCGGCGGCATCATGCTGCTCTATACTTTCATGGGCGGTCTCTGGGCGGTGGCGGTGACCGACTTTATCCAATTCGTCGTGTTGACGGCAGCGATCATCATCATCTTACCCTTGTCCTTTTATCACGGCGGCGGCGTCACACA encodes:
- a CDS encoding sugar phosphate isomerase/epimerase, which gives rise to MVGVKSVSLCVTGLALAALIFCGCSSPVNQSEPAEEAAAAAPAPTPWRLACRVANYGAFQEDAFKYIQELGLHYVFMSIPKAEEVEAVKEQLAAFGLEVLVVRGDTNLSQESAVAELGAQFEICKQLGVKYMFLSPKRHDAPFEVVYERLREAGDLAEENDVILVLETHPDLGTNGAVHVETMNAIDHSHVRVNFDTGNISYYNENTDAPSELEKCVDYVATFEVKDHNGALETWNFPALGEGIVDFPAIFKILRSHAYTGPITIEVEGVEGVEWTLDDIQEALKKSVAYLRTLESFQ